The Ooceraea biroi isolate clonal line C1 unplaced genomic scaffold, Obir_v5.4 UnassembledTig30, whole genome shotgun sequence genome contains the following window.
AATTCCTGATAACGGCTTCATTGTTCTATGGACAATGTTACAATCATTcagcttaataaatattgccaaTAATTCGTATGGTGTTACCATATGCTTTCAACCTGACACGCATGAGTGTGTTagctcattattttccaaattataaatgaaacaagtAGTTAACAAATCTGAATCTTGTAATTGGCCTCGTGTTCTTAAattcctaaattttaagtaacatctttcacattgatctatcataacaatatcggataatttattgttacacatGGCACATCGGAAAATcattgtattaaaacaatttgtaaaataatgtagtgtCTGAATATTCCTTCCATAGGGCCAACCgaagtttcaatattaatgctgggtaaaaatatttgattgtgccaacaaaatacgcAATAATATTTCCGATCTTGTTCATTCAGAACTCGATAAACTCGTACACATTTAACCAAATTAACTTCCgccattatatttattttattattccgacttaggttttatatattcaaagtttTTCGTGTATGTGTTATACAAAAAATCTGTGTTTGACATACCAATCCTATTTAAGTTGTCATGTCCCAAAAGTTCTCTATAAATACTCTTGCAATGTATACAATAACTCATGGGTCGTTTCTGAAAAAGTTGCTCGTTGCAACTTACGCAGGTTCCTAAATCTACGGTCCCGCTGGCAatgtaatgcgtaataataatttcaaaattactagTGTTGCTTTCCTTACTAAAACAggacatacaatataaatgtcgTGTTAATCGATGTACAACCTTAATATTaactatgcattttgcatGATTTAAAACTAGCGGGTCTAAAGTCTTCCTAGACTGCGcatgattattcattatatagccttaaaattatttcttatattaatgatgacatgtatttatgtctaatgctatttttccctttacaaAGTTTAATCAATTAAGGAAAATTAGCATTTCTACGGAactctattgttattaaagtTGGATTTTCATTATCCAAAATTTGAGTTCCGTAGAAATGCTATTTCCTTAATTGATTAACTTTGTAAGGAAATAGCATTAGACATAAATACATGTCAtcataatataagaaataattttaaggctatataatgaataatcatgCGCAGTCTAGGAAGACTTTAGACCCGCTAGTTTTAAATCatgcaaaatgcatagttAATATTAAGGTTGTACATCGATTAACAcgacatttatattgtatgtccTGTTTTAGTAAGGAAAGCAATActagtaattttgaaattattattacgcattacatTGCCAGCGGGACCGTAGATTTAGGAACCTGCGTAAGTTGCAACGAGCAACGTTTTCAGAAACGACCCATGAGTTATTGTATACATTGCAAGAGTATTTATAGAGAACTTTTGGGACATGACAACTTAAATAGGATTGGTATGTCAAACACAGATTTTTTGTATAACACATACACGAAaaactttgaatatataaaacctaagtcggaataataaaataaatataatggcGGAAGTTAATTTGGTTAAATGTGTACGAGTTTATCGAGTTCTGAATGAACAAGATCGGAAATATTATTgcgtattttgttggcacaatcaaatatttttacccagcattaatattgaaacttcGGTTGGCCCTATGGAAGGAATATTCCAGacactacattattttacaaattgttttaatacaatgATTTTCCGATGTGCCatgtgtaacaataaattatccgatattgttatgatagatcaatgtgaaagatgttacttaaaatttaggaatTTAAGAACACGAGGCCAATTACAAGATTCAGATTTGTTAACTacttgtttcatttataatttggaaaataatgagctAACACACTCATGCGTGTCAGGTTGAAAGCATATGGTAACACCAAACGAATTAttggcaatatttattaagctgaataattgtaacattgtCCATAGAACAATGAAGCCGTTATCAGGAATTATGTTATTCGTATTAATCCCCACAACCTACGGACTCATTGGATTCGATTGTGGAGGTCAGCATTTAAATGTAACCACAGTATCATTGCTAGGTGTCAGAGACTGTGAACTTAAGCACCAATCGTTAATTACATCTGACACACACATTCAGTTACTACAACTCGCGGAATATAATTACGTGGAAGTGATACAGTGCAAAGTTGAAATATCGCGAGTGATACAGTACTGTGGAATGCATTCGCATATATCAGCTGTAGCCAATGCACGACTAGAGTACCTACAGGAAGTTTCCAGAGTCAAGTGCTACCACGCTTTTCAGGAAGGGACCTTCTCCATAGGACTGGGAGGAATCGTCACCAAACTGAAGCCTAATACTACCACCGTTCACAGCATCCTGCTTGCCGGAACGATAAACCATGATGGAACCTGCAAGGGTACACAATTCTCCGACCCTTACGGGACTTGGCACAACGTCGTAGTAGATGGAACTGTACGGATATCATTAAAGTCATCCTATGTTCCTGTGCACCTAAATTCTGGAAAAGTAATGCTAAGATCAGGAACTGTCTGCACACTGAGCGACGGTTTTTGCATCGATTTTGACGATGGATATTCATATTGGAAACCAATGCCCACATCGTCTTGTAATTTCCACCAGTACAACGTACTGTATGAAGGAACGGCAGTTAAAATGAATGGAATAATGGATACCATTCATCAGACTATTTATACTCTTGTCAGTCAGGATACAACTTTTGCCTTGACAGCAGGAGGAAGTCAAGCCGTGTGTGGATACACCCTACTCACCACGGAGCATCCTAAACTATTTATCTTGGAGGCAGAAAAGGGAAACACCTTCGCGGAGCGAAGAGACATCCCTGTGGAGAACCTCGATATTTTCACCTACGTCAACTCTAAATTCGTGTACGTAGAAAAACATATACGACATCAGATGACATCGTTGTATCGTGACGTTATTCAACAACGTTGCGAGCTGGAAAAGGAAGTGTTAAAAAACACACTGTCCTTCGCTACTCTTCAGCCAGACGAATTCGCTTATCGGCTCATGAAAGGACCAGGTTACATGGCCGTCACTGCAGGGGAAGCCGTTCATGTCATCAAGTGTATACCAGTGGACGTCATCGTACGCCGCACTAAGGAATGTTATATTGAGCTACCGGTTACAGTACGCAACACTTCTCTCTTTATCACACCAAAATCACACGTGTTGACCAAGATGGGAACCATACGAGAGTGTAGCTACGAATTGCCAACCCTTTATCGCATTGAGGATACATGGATTGAACTTATTCCGGAGCCACGTGTTCGCAGAACATCGTTGCAGCAGTTACAACCTATGACAAGTATGtcatggaattatttaacgcCGGGACCACTAGCTTCCAGCGGAATATATTCCCAGGCGGATCTTGACAAAATCAGGGATCATATAATGTTCCCTGCTGAAAAGCCAGCGTTACTTAACAGCATGGCTCGAGGAATCACTGGACACGTCATGCCTGACGACACCATGTCCATTTACAACTTATTGGATGAAGcatcattaaacaaaattgctgaGTCAACTGCTAAACGGATCTGGGGCGGATTCATCACATTTGGATCAGCCACAGCTGGAGTTTTTGGAGTATTATTAGTAGTACGACTAATCAAGCTAGCCATCGACACGATGATACATGGTTATGCTCTACATTCAGCCTACGGATGCAGTCTGTACGTGCTAGGAGCTATCTGGAGCTCCTTGACTCATCTGCTACTCTATTTGGCCAGAGGTACAGCCAAACGCAGCCACACAGATGGACGAGCAGATCCCAAGGAACAACGATCATCGGAACCTGTGGAAACAGTATTATCGCAGTCTTTGTCGCAGAACAACCCTAGCAATCAGCCAACTTCGCCGCAGGTGACTGACAGTGAAACCATTGTATACACAGACTTACAAAAACGTTTGCGTGAATATTAGAACCATTTCCTCGATTGCATCGGAAATGTTCTTAAATAAGGGGGGGgatgtgacgtcctgacgtccacctcacacccatttttaattttttttatttacaatattaattattaatgtataaccgctgatagttatttttgagtgttattgatacttaccattttgcttcactacttattattaaccacaggcttacgtagagtggtctgttattaacctaaccaagaatattatttgcttagcaacctaaccgacacatttattatgttagaagctttagcttgatactagttttaatataaaaatatatgaagtaataatattaacatatataaagggaaaagaaaatattaaaagcacaaaaacaatatatatgtataacttagttatatgctttatgatagatttatttaattaatttagtcacgtatatatatatatatatatatatatatattttctgaaacataaaagctcaaaaacatacataaaatcagtaaaatatatcaaaacagttttatatactctagcagttaaataaaataattttgaaacatttattaataattcgataaatttataatatttataatattacgagaatggtaatatttaagatcgtttgaactgtaataccatgaaggtttttataggtgtagcaaaaccattgagctacttaatattgtttattatataaaaagtattaatgttagttgtaataattgaaagaattaatttaaaaatatatcttattatatggttatatagccattgataagtattacaaatttggcttaatacatttgggttcttgacaggataaaatatttaattatttttaataaccaaagaatagacgtgcaagtacatacacgtgtatatctatatatataggcatccctatatatataagacaattattggttgagtgagattttataagtttattagaatgaaatcttgaaataataattttagatgatttaattacattattaaaggctcaagataccaataattgatttcacaataattaataatgattattatttcactaagtgcgttatattattaagtagacgtatgcaaggtcttataataattcatgcataagactaggagcatataaaatgcatatgtcaagcgttataattttaagaattaaatttgtgagcattacagaattatttgaatattaatttgaataagacagtgaacacaacGTTAAGTAACagaggaataaagatttaaatttacaacggaatattatttcatgatgactaattataaaagacggtgacttgtcggcacctgattgaaataataatccaagaccgctgtcttaatcaaaggttgaatagatatctcgagcaagacatatcggcaggaagttgcagctgccatttgattcggagaaactccggttgattaaaaagcataacagatgagcgataattctgtactgcgaatttcatgttgaacttacgcgtcaaaatacgtttatcttttgtaagcgttgagctcaccgttgagctcatcgtccccactagacgcaccgtgagaccaatcccaccacttaagttttcgatcccaccataagaatcttcgaaaacgaagaaccaatgagttaagtgggcagagcctccctactattttagtttttgctttaaccgtagcgtccccacttattgtaatcccttctcgagctacagggaccctgtccccaagcatcataatttttgagtatataacgtgatgcagcagccagagaatcagactcacactttagactcacactttagactcacactttaaactcacactttagactcacactttttttacacacaccttttacactgtacctttttgacgacccttttagactacacttacttttaattaattattggagtcgctagctagcgtaaattcgctaactaagcgtaaaatataacgtagagccagtgaagtttgagttattaccaaagtctgattgacttattcttttgctgctacatcatcaagtgcttcctgacctgagggttagatttgtgcgaacgcttgtgagtagatttatttaattattttatactcgctgctcttatggaacgttatacttgtactccatatacatactacacattttgacagatttataaagtttcaatacattattatatttacagttacttaatattttcgaattataattagttgtgaaacaattactggcctgaggttcagatttatatgacatttgcgaataaaattatttcaagtaacacatatattcatattgtaaccaacttctatattacacttgaatttagtaataaacttttgattaatttaattgttcattaaatatacccttcaattattattgtttaatcattgagaataatgttagtggtacaacagttgcaattaaccataatttaactttaacttttgttcagaatcgctcgccagcgtaaattcgcagcgaagcgtcatcctatattgaatatatagtgcatgaatgcattaattatatcaatttatttgtgcgaggcatacccatttatttcaattatatttaaagcgttaaatcgctttttcccttttgaataccattaacagcgacttcattcgctgtgagttatcctttgaaaacagtcgagagcgaacattcgcttccatacctgtcatataccacggcgtgtatagccgccattttctcatcctttagctcggtatacgaacatatatgcctcattacacaattaagtcgtatttaatatttaagtgaattaaaatcaaatcataccattatttgaaggataattcgattataaacattaatttaacatttgcattacaagtttattacatttgtgtacttaaatcaagtgagcatggtaaaaagttcgactcacactagtgacaatagtacgacttacgctagtgacaattacgatagtgacaattacgctagtgacaattacgatagtgacaattacgctagtgacaatattaaggaattgctgacttaccataaggcagtgcacggtgaattaataactttaattgtggttacagtatatcactaacaagatttaagtttaataactcactctagtgacaatagtacgacttacgctagtgacaattacgctagtgacaattacgctagtgacaatattaaggaattgctgacttaccataaggcagtgcacggtgaattaataattttaatcttggttacagtatatcactaacaagatttaagtttaataaattacataattttcgtttattgtattgttaagcacgaacatagattcattcgtctgaccaattccttatgtatactacgtctgaccaaatcattatatattctacctgatacattcaatttagtcacaggaggtatattttatttaattaccaaataaagcattacgaaattatgaataacagttaataacgaattagaatctatattaatttgttttaaattattattttattcttcaactccatcaccgtgtatgagcataaaagtgctcgtctccttactttgtgttacattccacttaaagaaaggcatagtaacctgcctactttccttttgagatattttattttatcaatcctttgcatatgagcattattattgctcatccttttcatttttccattagtaagagcgaagcgactcccttatttccatattataccaccgtcatacactacacagcgacataacgctacgattttcttttcaatattttcctattcttataccataattttgttgaagaaataagagagataataatttaaattcagttttcatatattagataatagagagatatcaagttacaatcaatattgattacaatatttaccttttgacaatcacaatttcatcaccgtaagagttaatcgcaagctctctccattcccgggtaaagtcggtgtatgcagattgacccataatcaaaagagagcacctgaaatcaaatcacctgagggatagatttgggacaggtacctgatcgtctacattctcacttccccggacgtgacataCCTTAATTGtgaaatcatttaaatatttaataatttgtttttggaCATATCCCCATGGTATGTCATCGAACTTATTCGTTTTCCTTATACTGATCGAAGTTAAGTGTAATTCCCGTATTGCATCTGCTAAAGATGATGCacaacttttaatattgttggTTTCTACCAAAGTTCGATCGTTTAATTTCAAGGGTAAAGCAATTAACGTTTTGTTCCTTAATGCGGAAACCTTAACTCTTTCGTACATAATATCCTGATATTTGGGGAACAGTCCGGCACTTTGCAATTCCCTTGCGCCGTTGTCCAATGGATttccgtttaaataaataaatattactaaaTTATCACTTTGCTTTAACAAATTATCGCGAGTTTCCGTTATTGTTACCCGTGAAGCGTCCTCTCCTACCGCTATAGGTACAGAGTTGCGCGGGACTAACTCGTTTTGGTCCTCCTCTTCGCTACTAGAATCTTGGCTATAAAATATGTCTTCCTCTGATTCGAAATTTAATGGCTCGTTAGTGTTTACCGGGGTGCCTTCCTCTAAATTTTCCTGATTATCTtcctttataatttcaataggTTGCTCTATCGGTTCCtgtgattgttcattaatatgatcgtaattagaaataactGTATCTGGAGGTCGACCTtgtggaaatgaaaataaagattcattGGATGATTCATtcaatgtatcaggtagatcTGTAATTAAAGGTAATGTTACAGCTAATGGTGGATTTCGTGATAACGCATCGGCGTTATTATTCAagcttccttttttatattgaatatcataATCGAACTCTGCCAACTTAGTTCTCCATTTCCAAAGTCTTGAAGATGGATCTTTAATGGAATGTAACCAAACTAAAGGTTTGTGATCCGTAACGATAGTAAACTTCCTTCCGTACAAATATGGCCTAAAATGATTCGTGCAATATACCATAGCCAAACATTCTTTCTCTatggttgaataattttgttctgcTCTATTAAGTATACGGGAAACATATGCGACAGGTAaatcttttcctatttttcccTGACTTAAAACGCCTCCAATTGCATATCCGGATGCATCtgtagttaaaataaaaggctGTGTAAAATCTGGATATTGCAATATAGGTTCCGTGCACAAAAAATTCTGGAGAGTAGCAAACGCTACTGCTTGCGGAGATTCCCAAACAAAAGGTCGATCTTTCTTCAATAACTCGGTTAATGGTTtagcaatttttgaaaattctggtatAAATCGTCTGTAATAACCTGCCAAGccaagaaattgtttaatatttttggcattacgtggaattggaaaattcttgatagcTTTAACCTTTTCAGGATCTGGTTTAACACCTTCAGAACTAATTATGTGTCCTAAATATCCAACTTCTTTGCGAAGAAACTCGCATTTATCAGGTTGTAATTTAAGGTTGGCTTCCCTTAATCTTTTCATTAGCCTTGCAATTTTCACATTGTGCTCTTGCAATGATCGAGCATAAATAAC
Protein-coding sequences here:
- the LOC113563501 gene encoding uncharacterized protein LOC113563501, giving the protein MVTPNELLAIFIKLNNCNIVHRTMKPLSGIMLFVLIPTTYGLIGFDCGGQHLNVTTVSLLGVRDCELKHQSLITSDTHIQLLQLAEYNYVEVIQCKVEISRVIQYCGMHSHISAVANARLEYLQEVSRVKCYHAFQEGTFSIGLGGIVTKLKPNTTTVHSILLAGTINHDGTCKGTQFSDPYGTWHNVVVDGTVRISLKSSYVPVHLNSGKVMLRSGTVCTLSDGFCIDFDDGYSYWKPMPTSSCNFHQYNVLYEGTAVKMNGIMDTIHQTIYTLVSQDTTFALTAGGSQAVCGYTLLTTEHPKLFILEAEKGNTFAERRDIPVENLDIFTYVNSKFVYVEKHIRHQMTSLYRDVIQQRCELEKEVLKNTLSFATLQPDEFAYRLMKGPGYMAVTAGEAVHVIKCIPVDVIVRRTKECYIELPVTVRNTSLFITPKSHVLTKMGTIRECSYELPTLYRIEDTWIELIPEPRVRRTSLQQLQPMTSMSWNYLTPGPLASSGIYSQADLDKIRDHIMFPAEKPALLNSMARGITGHVMPDDTMSIYNLLDEASLNKIAESTAKRIWGGFITFGSATAGVFGVLLVVRLIKLAIDTMIHGYALHSAYGCSLYVLGAIWSSLTHLLLYLARGTAKRSHTDGRADPKEQRSSEPVETVLSQSLSQNNPSNQPTSPQVTDSETIVYTDLQKRLREY